The Hemicordylus capensis ecotype Gifberg chromosome 6, rHemCap1.1.pri, whole genome shotgun sequence genome window below encodes:
- the LOC128330702 gene encoding uncharacterized protein LOC128330702 translates to MLHHVLGDPLGEEPNEATLVPGPLPGLHVPTDILGKELNEETSMLGSLPEPRVPTDILEEELNEETSVPGSLPEPHVPTDILEQELNEEMLAPRSLPGPCITNDILGEEPNEATLVPGLLPGLRVPTDILGKELNEATSVPGSLSGPHITNDILGEEINEETSVPGPSISTGTPKEAAFVSEPLPEPSTADNYLEQVVEILTGLQHDYVQQQMRVRRISQQFPRSLRAINLQIGHTRTRLIRSEVQLQRWGKEGDQARMPVIQTASHDVPEGPAACLRPPGSSSLLSSASLEVGSIPPSTSTSSFLLHPSPPPPPPPPLEPDLSNVEETLQSLMDLQFHQLNDRQRDLRSCQECLQNLKALRGQLRRLRSRLARVEATMGILVPPRELDIDEEKEKDKNQTVLHT, encoded by the exons ATGTTGCACCATGTTCTGGGGGACCCTCtgggggaagagcccaatgaggcaaccttggtgccaggaccccttccaggacttcatgtccccactgacattctggggaaagagctcaatgaggaaactTCAATGctaggatcccttccagaacctcgtgtccccacagatattctggaggaagagctcaatgaggaaacgtcggtgccaggatcccttccagaacctcatGTCCCTACTGATATTCTGGAgcaagagctcaatgaggaaatgTTGGCGCCAAGATCCCTTCCAggaccttgcatcaccaatgacattctgggggaagagcccaatgaAGCAACCTTGGTGCCAGGACTCCTTCCAGGACTTCGTGTAcccactgacattctggggaaagagctcaatgaagcaacctcagtgccaggatccctttcaggacctcacatcaccaatgacattctgggggaagagatcaatgaggaaacctcagtgccaggtccttccatctCCACTGGCACTCCAAAAGAAGCAGCTTTTGTGTCAGAGCCCTTACCAGAACCTTCCACTGCTGACAATTATCTTGAGCAAGTAGTAGAAATCCTCACAGGATTACAGCATGACTACGTCCAGCAGC aaatgagggttcgccgcatttcccagcagttccctcgttctctccgggccatcaacctgcaaattggacacacacggacaaggctcatccgcagtgAAGTTCAGCTGCAAcggtggggaaaggaag gtgACCAAGCTCGGATGCCTGTAATTCAGACAGCTTCTcatg ATGTTCCTGAAGGCCCTGCTGCATGTCTCCGCCCCCCTGGGTCCAGTTCATTATTATCTTCTGCCTCACTGGAAGttggctccatcccaccctccacctccacctcttctttcctcctgcatccctctccccctcctcctcccccacctcctttagagccggacctcagcaatgtagaagaaactctgcagagtttgatggatttgcagttccATCAGCTGAATGACC gccaaagagacctccgcagctgccaggaatgtttgcaaaacctcaaggcactgaggggacagctCCGGAGACTGCGGAGCAGACTGgcaagggtggaagccactatggggatcctggttcctccaagggagctggatattgatgaggaaaaagagaaagataaAAACCAGACAGTGCTTCATACATAG